Genomic window (Spirosoma sp. KCTC 42546):
ATACTGGTAATACCAATTGTGTATAGTGCCATTGTAAAAACTTGATTTAAATGCGTTAGGGGAAAAATTGAAACTCAATCCGAAAATTGAGATAGGTTTGGCCCGTGTCGGGCTCCTCAAAGACATCCGTTGGCCCTAGCCAAAACCGGTACTGCTGGCAGTTGAATTCGGTTAGCAGTGGCACGGCCAGTTCGGCTAATACCTTTAATCTGGCCGTATCGACGATGCGTAGCTCAGTCCCTGCCACCGTTTCCAGCAGGTCTGGCACATAGATGTTGACATTGCCCGCTCCCCGTTGCAACTGATCACCCGAAACGGGGAGTGAATTGACCACCACATCCTCCAGTACTGAGCCCGTTGGCCGCTTTTGCTTGTAAACAGATCCGGTAATGGCTGTTTTCAAACTCGAAGCGAACAAGAGCTTATAGAGAATCGTCAGGATGTCCAGTGGTGTTTTCTTCATCGTTTCTCGAACTCTACCTTTAACTGACGAAGGATTGTTGGCACCACAGATTCAGCTAATTGTTCCGCTGAGGTCAGCACATCCAGCCCACGGCTTTCAACGGAGGCTGCATAGTTCATACCAGCGACTACAATCAGGGCGTAACCACTATCATAGCCAGCAGCCAGTTGATTCGCCAGATCTTCACCCGTCCGAACCCCGGAAAACGAGCCTTTCGAAGCTTTCTTACCCGAACCTTTGACCGTTGCCGATCGCGTAAACCCCGATTTGATCACCTTGCCATTGTGGACAATTACGTAGCCGATACTGTTTCTGAGATTGCCCGTCTGATCGATATAGGTGTTGGTACTTCTGGCCAGATTCACGCAAAGCTCCCCGACGTAGGAAAGATTGAATAGAATTACGTCGTGAAACTGTGGCGGTATTTTCTGGAAATACGCATGCACCTGGGCATCAGACATCCGCCGGTTGATGGGCATCAGACAAAGAGTTGACAGTGTAATTGCCCCCGAACGAACTGCTTAGCCGTACCGAATACGCGCACCATGGACCCGCTGCTAATTACTTTGATCGAACAACCCGGCTTAATATCCGGACAGGACAGAGGTAGCTGAACCAGAAAGTCATACACATGGGTCGTCTGATCTTCCAGCGTAATGGACTGCCCTTTTCCGTTCATTTCGTCCCGGCAGGCGCTGATCATCTCAAAGACCGCCGAAGCGGATCCGGTGAAATCACCATCCTGATTCGGAACGGCGTTTGCGCCAACTGGACGAACCCACAACTGATACGGATACTGCTTAACTACCATAGGAATGAGGCATCAGAAACCGTTGGTGCTGCCTCAGCCAGTTCATTGACAAAGCCATTCCGGGCGCACAGCTGATTGTAGTAGGTTTTTACACCCTCTACATTGCGCTTCAATGACAAGCCGCCTTCGGTCACATCATCACGGGGTAACAGTTCAGGAATAGCGTAGACGATGGCCTGTTCTGCCTGTATAAGCGTGGTTTTGCTTAGAACGGTGTTATCGTCCGCATCCACTCGCATCAGGAGCACATCCATTTTTACCTTGGAGAGTTCGTAACCGTACTGTCCAAGTGTATCCGTTACATATTCCCGAACTGTTGCCATGGTATCTGTGTCCGGTTAGACTTGATCTTCTGGATTTCCAGAACCTCCAGTTTCGCCCGAGTTCTCGCCGGTACCACCCGTTTTAGGAGCCGAAGCAGGCGTAGCTGGTTTAGCAGGCGTAGCCGGCTTGATTGGTGTTTTTGGCTTTTCAACCTCTTTCACCTCTTCGACGTGACCGTTTGTGACCAGTTTCGCCAGCCGGTCGGCGTCAAAGTGGGACACATCATCACCGACTTCGTGAACCATGTTGAAATCAGCGATGTCGCGAAACTCCTTAACCACCTTGTGGGTCGGCTTTTCTGACTTCTCTTGTTGCTTTGCCATGACGGATTAAGACTGAACAGTCGTTGAATCGAGCAAATAGATTTGATCGACGTTGGAGATAACCGGAACCACACGCGCCTGGGAGGAGGTGAACTCCGCCAATGGATCGTTCTTCCGATACTTCGATACCAGTATGAAGTTGCCCGCTTTCTGATACGTCACGTTCGTCACGGGATGACCTTCTTCTGCTAGTTTGGCATACACAAGCGTACCTACCTGGGTCGAGGTTAGGAATACAGCCGCGCCGGTTGCCCAGGGCTTCACCGCCGTTTGGGTACCGTTCTTTTCGTAGCGAACCGAACGCTCGACGATCTGGAAGGTAAAGCCGTAGCGATCCGAGACAAACGAATTCATCTGGCTAAGCGACGGAGCCGGAATAGCCGAACCCACAAAACTCTGCGAGAAGGCGAAGAGCTGTTTTGCCTGCGTGGTGTTGACCAGGTTATTGAACGCTGACCGGTCCAGCATGCAGACCGTGATGGTATTACCATCCGCACTGGCTTTATCCAGAATGCGTTGGATATCATCGAACGGGGTTGCCGTCGAAGCCGACGACCACAATACAGCCACACCGAACTTATTGGCGCTTGCGTACCCATAATCAATCCGAATACCTGTACCCACGTTCTCCGTGTCTTCAATCAGGGTAACCCCCGTTGACAGACCCCGCAGAAACATTTCTTCGCAGCGCTCGTATACGCCGGTAATGACCTTCGGGGTATCGGCAAACAGCTTGGCCACAATCTGCTGATCAGATGCACCCGTAGCCACCAGCGTATCCAGATCGGTTAGTTGCCGCTCGTTGAGTTGCAACTTCATACCCAGCTTAGGAATGTCTCCGTTGGCCTTGCTGATCGAGTCACGCTTTTTGAGCGGTAACGACGAATCCATCGCCACCACATCCGCCATAATCGCGGTGTTAGCCGTGTTGATGGCCTCCCATTTGCCGGTTACTGACAGATCTTCCCGAAGCATGCTCCGGTGCAGGTACGTCAGTGGGTTGTTGGTACCGTTGAGCGTTTCAACGATCCGAATGGTAATGCCGGGGAGGTATTTGGCAACCCATTGAAGAAATAACGATGTCTCCATGATTTAGTCAGCGCGGAAAAGAATTTGGGGAAGTGCCGTTTTCACAGCTGACAGAATGCTGGTCATATCGAAGGGCGTAGCCGATGGATTGACCGTACCCCGTACCAGAATAGCCGCGAAGGGCTTTGCGGTGCGGACCGTAGCGACCAGAATACCCGCGTAGGTATGGCTGGCAGGGAGCGATGCGTAGGCAGTCGCCCCGCCGTTGAGCGGCATGGGCTTATAATTGCCCGTGCTCGTCTCCTGAATGAGAACGTGGCCCGCCTGAATGACTTCGGGCGTGAACCCGGACACATCAAGCGTACGTCCCCCTTCAATGGTTTCCAGATTCACCTTGATAACGATCGACTCGTTACCGGTTAAAATCTGGCTCCCAGAATTGGACAGGTTTGCGTACATGTAATTAAACTAAGTTTGGCATGACAGCATCAAGCTCCTCCTTGGAGGCTTGTTTGGTTGTAGTGCCCTTTGGCGTAATGGGCGGCCTTGTCTGACTTAGGCCGTTGTTGGCTTCAGTCTGAACAAATTCCGCTGCGTCCGTTTCGACCTCCTCCAAATACGCATTGAACTCCTCATCGTCTTTGAACTGCATCCGATTAAAGGCTTTCAGTGTCGTATTCTTAAAAGCATCTGTAGCGTCCTTCAGCTTAGCTTCCAGTTGCGACTTGCGGGTGTCAACCGTCTTCCCATTTTCGATGGCTTCCAGCCGCGTCAGCAGTTTAGGGACTGTTTCGGCAAATGGCTTAAACCAGGAGGGTACCTCAGCATTATCTGAGTCGTTGGTTTCGGTTTTGCTGTCTGGCTTTTTGTCGTCTGCTGGCTTCTGATCCTTGTTACCAAGTCCCCGAATCCGGTCATCCTGTTTGGCAATTTCCGCGAACGGAAATATGTCGTTTAGCTCTTCCAGCTTCCCCTCAATTTCAGACTCCTCAGTTACTTTCAGTTTGTCCGCAATGGCGTCCAACCGGGCTTTCGAGAGATTTATTTTTGGATATTTCTCTTTCAGCTTGGCAATGATTTGGTCCTTCATGTGAAAATGGCAAGTCTATTTTATAGATCGCAAATATATCTAAACTACTTATATTGCAAGCAGTTTAGCACAAATCTATTGCCTTATAATTTACTTATATTCAGATAGTTACAGCTAAAATGTATGAGATTTTACGCGAGAATACCCACGATTATCCGGCCAATTATGGCAACAGGAAACAGTCCGTAAGTAGCTGATTGTGAAGGGCTCCAAAAACAGGATGAAAGCAAGAATAGAAGCAAGATTGAAAGCAGAAATGAAAGCAAAAACAGAAGCAAAAACGAAAGCAAGATGAACGATCTATCAACCCAGTTTTTTACCCAGCTCTTTCAGCGTCTGGAGAAGAAAACGCCCAAGTTTTTTAACATTCTGACCGTAGTGCTGGGCGTATTGGCAACATTAGCGGCCAGCGAAGAGGCCTACGAAAAGACGCTGGAGGTCGTACCACCCTGGCTAACGTATGTCGGCTACGGCTTAAAAGTAGCCTTCTTTTTATCGGGCATCATCACCGCACAGGCAGCCATCAAGGGACCTACACCTCCGCTGGGAGATGATCAACTGCCGAAAAAGTCATGATCGGAAAATGGATAATCGGGGCCATACTGGCCATCGCCATTGGGTACCTGCTGTTTACCTACGTTCCCGGCTTTCGATTCTGGGAAAAGCAACGCGCTGAGGAGTTGGCCAATCGGGATAAGCTGGAACTTCTGGCCGATGCCAATGTGAAGCTGATCCGGGAATTTGCCGACTTCAAAGCGAAGATCGAACGGGACAAACAGCGCAGTGATGACCGTCAGGCATCGGTCCTGCCCAACATCAAAGTGGATGTTTCGGGACTCTCAGCCATCGCCCAGCGTCAGGCCAATCTGGAAAACCTCATCCGGTCAAACCTGCTGACTCCTGCCGATACCAGTAAAGTAACGCCTGTGGTCGCCTACAACGAGCCTGCCAATAAGGCCATTACCATTAAACTTCGCCTGTTCGATAGTCTGCAAACGAGGGCCATGTACATTGACCGGGCGTATTCCTCTTTAAATCAGGCGTTCCGCTTTCGGGGGGATTCGATGCGAAAGGCGCGGGACTGGATTGATGAGGAGGTACGGATCAATCTATTGAAGGGTTGGTTCACCGGCAAGAATAAGCTACGCGAAGCCCACATCAGGAAACGGCCATTCTAGCCTAACCCGCTCCTACTATCCAACTACGCTCAGCTAATACCCCACTCAATTACCGTGAAAGCGTTCATGAAAAGTTTAGTACTAACCGCTTGGGTGTCGATCATCTATTTACTCGACACGGTGGGGAATTTATTAGCTCCATTATCGGGCACGGTGGACTGGCAAATGGTCGGCTGGGCATTCGCCGGATCAACCAGCTTTGTCGTCTACGAAGCGATTCAAACCAAACCTCCGCAGCGCAAAGGCTGGCACCGGGTTGCCATGATCAGTCTGGGCATGCTCATTTCGCTGGGCTTCAACAGCTGGGTGACTGACCGACTGGGCATTCCACCCATACCCTGCACGATTCTACTGGGTATGGCGGGCTATAAACTCTACGGATGGCTCCAGAAGAAAGCTGATAAGCCCGAAAAGGCAATCAAAGATTTAACCGACTTAAAACCATGATCCCTTTCGCACTTGGACAGATCGGACTAGGCCTGACGGCCGTATTTGGCATTTCCATTGCCCACATCACCAACCAGTTCCGCGTTCGACCGCCCTGGTACGTCACGGTCCTGATCTGGCTGGTATCGGTTATGGCCGTGTTTGCTCTATCGGATCCGCTGGTATTTCCCCGGATTGATTATTTACCCCTGGTCGCCTACCTGTTTCGGTTTGTGGTGGGACTCTTTGCGCTGGCCTTCTTTGTTCGGCTTCGCTTCAGTCGGGGCAGACCCTTGCCCAAGACAGTGGTTTCTAGGCTCAATCACCTCATCACTTACGGCTGTGCAGCTATTGTTGTCATTGTACTGGGCTACTGGCAGTACGGGGACCGGCTGGACTCGAACCATAAGTTCAGTAGCCTGCAACGGGAAGTCAGAACCAATCAGCGCATGATGGTCCGGGATACCCAACAGACGGCCAACCTGCAACGCACCATCGACCGGCAAAACCTTCAGATGGTAGCTTATCAGGCACAGATCAAGAATCTGAATGATCAACTGGCGGGCTCCAATGTTCAGCTTAGGCAACTAACCAATGTAGTCGCTACACTGAGCCGCTACATCAAGCTCATCGGTCGTCAACAATCAACGCTCCATCAGGACATCGGCGATATCAAATCCGCGCAGGGGCCACAGAAACTACCGCCACCTGCCCCCAAAGTATGGGCTTTGCCACCCGACCGGGTGCAACCTTTTGGACCTAAACGAAAGCCTTAATCCTGCATGATCATGCCGCCAACCCAGTTCTATGATTTCGGCCACTGGCTAACCTTCAACGAGTCGGTCAAATCCGCTACGGCCATTCGTAAAGGGATTGCCAATATACCAACGCCGTTGATTTATGCCAACATGGTGAAGGTCTACAAAGACTTTTACGAGCCCCTTTGTGAGCAATTTGGCAAACTACCGGTATCGTCGTTTTACCGGTCCCCTGCTCTGAATGCGGCCATTGGTGGAGCATCCAAATCAGCCCACATGTACGGCTGCGCCATCGACATTGATTGTGATAGTTTACCGCTGGTCACCAATCTGCAAGTATTCAACTGGGCGCGGGCTCACCTCAAGTTCGATCAGCTGATTCTGGAGAATCCTGATGCGCATAACAATCCCGCCTGGGTGCATGTGGCCCATAACCGCGATGGCCAGCCGGATCGTAATCAGGTGCTGAAAATGATCTGGGTGAAGGGCAAACAAATTTATCAGGCTATTTGAAAAAAGTAAGGTAAAGTAAGGTCTATGACGGACATCCAGAGACGATTTGTCGAAGAATATACGAAAGATTGCAAGGGGGCAGCGGCAGCGATTCGGGCAGGGTATAGCAAAGCCACAGCCAAACAAACTGCGTGGGAACTCAAGCAAGATCCAGAGATTCAGGTGGCAATCAAAGAACGATTAGCGCTACTCACCATGACCGCTGATGAGGCTACCAAGCACATCAGTGACATTGCGGGTACACGGCTAAATCAGTTCATGGTGATCAAAAAGGTTCTTCGCCGGGAAATGGTTCGCAAGCCCCTGAAGGCGATCATTAAAGAACTTGAAGCCAAGATAGCCTTTGAAGAGGAGTATGCACACCTGGCCGACCTCGACAAAAAAGAGCAGATAAAACACAAAGCCATTCAGAAAGAGCGGGAACGGGATCTGATCCGATTAAAGCTTGAACTCAAGGAAAAGCCCAAGGCCTACCGGGACGTCGAGGGCGAACCTCAGTGGGTGGAACGGGCCGAACTGGACCTGGTAGCGCTGGCCAAAGCCGAAGAGGAGGGCAACATCTTTGAGTTATCGTTCACCGAGTTTGGCCCCAAAGTAAAAATGTATTCCGCAGCGGATGCCATGGAAACGATTCTAAAACTTAATGGCAAGCTGATCAATCGGCACGATCATACCAATAACGGCAAATCCTTTGGGGATTATTTAATGGAATCATGAGTAACGCGCAGGCCATCGACGAGAAAGCACGGCAACGGGTCCAGCACTGGAAACAGGATTGGTGCAAGTTTGCGCGTGAGGCCCTGGGCGTGAACCTCGACAAAGAACAGGAAGCCATCCTTTCCTCCGTTCAGTTCAACCCCCGTACCAGCGTGGCCAGTGGCACGGCACGGGGCAAAGACTTCGTAACGGCCGTGGCCGCGATCTGCTTCATGTACCTCACTCCCCGCTGGAATGCCAAACGGGAACTGATTGCCAACACCAAAGTGGCGCTGACGGCTCCCACCGATCGACAGGTGAAAAACATCATGATGCCCGAAATATCCCGACTCTACAACCGGGCGAAACGAAACGGCATTCACCTCCCCGGTCGCCTGAATGTCTATGATATTCGCACCGATTACGAGGAATGGTTTCTGACGGGCTTCAAGGCCTCTGAGCATGATCATGAAGCCTGGTCGGGTTTCCACGCGGTCAATACCATGTTTGCCATTACGGAGGCTTCCGGTATTTCGGATGATACATTCGGCGCTATTGAAGGGAATTTGCAGGGTAATTCGAGAATCCTCCTCGTATTCAACCCAAACCAGACAACGGGCTATGCGGCTAAATCGCAGAAAGGCGAACGTTGGAGCAAGTTCCGGCTGTCTTCACTGACAGCACCCAACGTTGTCGAAAAACGGCAGGTCATTCCCGGTCAGGTCGATTACGAATGGATCAAGGATAAGCTCGAAAACTGGTGTGAGAAAATCCGGCCCGATGAGGTCGATGAAGCACAGGACGATTTCGAGTTTGAAGGCCAGTGGTACCGGCCGGAAGATATTTTCCGGATCAAGGTACTGGGCAAATTCCCCAAAGTGGGCGAAGATAGCCTCATCCCTGAGCAGTGGATTGAACTGGCTCAGGAGCGGTGGAAAAAATACCACCGGACTTTCCGGGTCGATCAATATCCTGAACCTCTACGAAGAGGTGTTGATGTGGCGGGTATGGGCAGGGATTCGACTGTCGAATGTGATCGTTACGGCAACATTGTGAAGTCATTCCACAAGTCGAATTCAGGAGGTCGGGCCGATCACATGCAGATTGCTGGTCGAACCGTATCTATGTTTCAATCTGATCCACGATCAACGGCCTACATCGATACGATTGGCGAAGGCGCTGGCGTGTATTCGAGACTGGATGAATTGGGCTATCAGCACCGGGCTTTCTCCTGCAAGTTTTCTGAAGCTGCCAAGGATGAGTACGGCGAATACCTGACGGATATCACCGGTCAGCGCAAATTCGCCAACCTACGGGCTTACCTCTTCTGGGCCGTTCGGGACTGGCTCAATCCAAAGAATAACCAGAATGCCATGCTACCGCCCGGTGACAGCTTCAAGGAAGAGGCTACCGAAATTAAATACAAATGGCTATCCACGGGCCTCATCATTATGGAAGATAAGGAGGAAATCAAGAAACGATTAGGCCGCTCCATAGATGAGTTCGATGCCCTTGCCA
Coding sequences:
- a CDS encoding DUF6706 family protein, with protein sequence MATVREYVTDTLGQYGYELSKVKMDVLLMRVDADDNTVLSKTTLIQAEQAIVYAIPELLPRDDVTEGGLSLKRNVEGVKTYYNQLCARNGFVNELAEAAPTVSDASFLW
- a CDS encoding major capsid protein, with the protein product METSLFLQWVAKYLPGITIRIVETLNGTNNPLTYLHRSMLREDLSVTGKWEAINTANTAIMADVVAMDSSLPLKKRDSISKANGDIPKLGMKLQLNERQLTDLDTLVATGASDQQIVAKLFADTPKVITGVYERCEEMFLRGLSTGVTLIEDTENVGTGIRIDYGYASANKFGVAVLWSSASTATPFDDIQRILDKASADGNTITVCMLDRSAFNNLVNTTQAKQLFAFSQSFVGSAIPAPSLSQMNSFVSDRYGFTFQIVERSVRYEKNGTQTAVKPWATGAAVFLTSTQVGTLVYAKLAEEGHPVTNVTYQKAGNFILVSKYRKNDPLAEFTSSQARVVPVISNVDQIYLLDSTTVQS
- a CDS encoding DUF3450 domain-containing protein, yielding MIPFALGQIGLGLTAVFGISIAHITNQFRVRPPWYVTVLIWLVSVMAVFALSDPLVFPRIDYLPLVAYLFRFVVGLFALAFFVRLRFSRGRPLPKTVVSRLNHLITYGCAAIVVIVLGYWQYGDRLDSNHKFSSLQREVRTNQRMMVRDTQQTANLQRTIDRQNLQMVAYQAQIKNLNDQLAGSNVQLRQLTNVVATLSRYIKLIGRQQSTLHQDIGDIKSAQGPQKLPPPAPKVWALPPDRVQPFGPKRKP
- a CDS encoding D-Ala-D-Ala carboxypeptidase family metallohydrolase, whose product is MPPTQFYDFGHWLTFNESVKSATAIRKGIANIPTPLIYANMVKVYKDFYEPLCEQFGKLPVSSFYRSPALNAAIGGASKSAHMYGCAIDIDCDSLPLVTNLQVFNWARAHLKFDQLILENPDAHNNPAWVHVAHNRDGQPDRNQVLKMIWVKGKQIYQAI
- a CDS encoding terminase small subunit, producing MTDIQRRFVEEYTKDCKGAAAAIRAGYSKATAKQTAWELKQDPEIQVAIKERLALLTMTADEATKHISDIAGTRLNQFMVIKKVLRREMVRKPLKAIIKELEAKIAFEEEYAHLADLDKKEQIKHKAIQKERERDLIRLKLELKEKPKAYRDVEGEPQWVERAELDLVALAKAEEEGNIFELSFTEFGPKVKMYSAADAMETILKLNGKLINRHDHTNNGKSFGDYLMES